Proteins from one Ipomoea triloba cultivar NCNSP0323 chromosome 1, ASM357664v1 genomic window:
- the LOC116024774 gene encoding ATP-dependent Clp protease proteolytic subunit-related protein 1, chloroplastic, with the protein MSSSLLLSRLPGPATAGNNRDLCSSISLHKSTFLSSQNLIFAPSGPSPRAKNGVRGGCPYRSPVASSKSLDHIPKQFREENLKEGLMENYKNVPQTLYGLTPSQMDLFLKEDSHVHRQSESVTEESISSRHNYLNNGGMWTMSSMNGKRPSKMSYSMYYGGARGYGGRPRSAPPDLPSLLLDARIVYLGMPIVPAVSELLVAQFLWLDYDNPTKPIYLYINSHGTQNEKKELVGSETDAYAIADAMRLSKPDVCTVNVGKAYGQAGMLLSLGKKGFRALQASASTKLYLPDVYKSSGPVTEMWIKAKELEANKDYYLELLSKGIGKPKEEIERDIQRPAYFTVQEAIDYGIADKIIDPKDSIFEKRDYEGMLAQSRAMRRAAGSGAQAAAGSGFR; encoded by the exons ATGTCTTCTTCTCTGCTTCTATCTCGGCTTCCTGGTCCGGCCACCGCCGGGAACAACCGCGACTTATGTTCTTCTATAAGCCTCCACAAATCCACTTTTCTCTCCTCCCAAAACCTCATATTCGCACCTTCTGGTCCCAGCCCTAGAGCAAAAAACGGTGTGAGAGGAGGATGTCCCTACAGGTCTCCCGTAGCTTCTTCTAAGTCTCTCGACCACATACCTAAACAATTCCGAGAGGAGAATCTCAAAGAAGGGT TGATGGAAAACTATAAAAATGTGCCTCAGACTCTCTATGGCCTTACTCCATCACAGATGGATTTGTTCCTGAAAGAAGATAGCCATGTGCATAGGCAATCTGAAAGTGTCACTGAG GAAAGCATATCATCAAGACACAATTATCTGAACAATGGTGGGATGTGGACTATGTCAAGCATGAATGGAAAGCGTCCTTCAAAAATGTCCTACAGCAtgtattatggaggggcaaggGGATATGGTGGAAGGCCTAGATCTGCTCCTCCTGATTTGCCTTCTTTGCTTCTAGATGCTCGAATTGTGTATCTGGGCATGCCA ATTGTACCAGCGGTTAGTGAGCTTCTTGTTGCTCAATTTTTGTGGTTGGATTATGATAATCCTACAAAGCCTATATATCTCTACATAAATTCACATGGCACCCAG AATGAGAAGAAGGAGTTGGTTGGTTCTGAAACAGATGCATATGCCATTGCTGATGCCATGCGT TTAAGCAAACCAGATGTTTGTACAGTGAATGTTGGTAAGGCATATGGTCAGGCAGGAATGCTTCTGTCACTTGGGAAGAAAGGCTTCCGAGCTTTACAAGCAAGTGCATCCA CAAAATTATATCTACCTGATGTTTACAAATCAAGTGGACCTGTGACTGAAATGTGGATTAAG GCAAAAGAGCTTGAAGCAAACAAAGACTATTACCTCGAGCTATTGTCCAAAGGGATTGGTAAACCAAAGGAAGAAATTGAGAGAGATATTCAACGTCCTGCATATTTCACAGTACAAGAGGCCATTGACTATGGCATTGCAGACAAGATTATTGATCCAAAAGATTCTATATTTGAGAAACGG GATTACGAAGGCATGCTTGCCCAATCAAGAGCAATGAGGAGAGCAGCTGGATCAGGCGCACAAGCGGCTGCTGGCTCTGGGTTTAGGTAG